The following are encoded together in the Sinorhizobium terangae genome:
- a CDS encoding Ku protein has protein sequence MAVAGRAQWKGYIRFGEVTAPVALYTATSTSERISFHTVNRETGNRVRREFVDSATGKPVQKEDQVKGYELDNDRYVVLEPEEVAAAVPESDKTLHVEAFISCEDIDKVYFDRPYYLTPDKMGAEAFALLRDGMHKKKVAAIAQTVLFRRMRTVLLRTHEKGLIATTLNFDYEVRSAKEAFKEIPEIKIKGEMLDLAKHIIGTKKGTFSADEFDDRYEAALAELVKAKMEGKTLPKRAPPKVSKPNELLEALRQSAGVKAAAEPKRRAGKAAAKGRAKATRAAAAKAKTKTAAKSAPAQRRRAS, from the coding sequence ATGGCAGTCGCGGGGCGAGCCCAATGGAAGGGCTATATCCGGTTTGGCGAAGTGACCGCGCCGGTGGCGCTCTACACCGCCACGTCGACATCCGAGCGGATCTCCTTCCACACGGTGAACCGAGAAACGGGCAACCGGGTGCGGCGCGAATTCGTCGACAGTGCGACCGGCAAGCCGGTGCAGAAGGAAGATCAGGTCAAAGGCTACGAGCTCGACAACGACAGGTACGTGGTGCTCGAGCCGGAGGAAGTCGCCGCGGCGGTACCGGAGAGCGACAAAACCTTGCATGTCGAGGCGTTCATTTCCTGCGAGGACATCGACAAAGTCTATTTCGACCGGCCCTATTACCTGACGCCGGACAAGATGGGCGCGGAGGCATTCGCGCTGCTGCGCGACGGCATGCACAAGAAGAAGGTCGCTGCCATCGCCCAGACAGTTCTCTTCCGGCGGATGCGGACCGTGCTGCTCCGCACGCACGAGAAAGGTTTGATCGCCACGACACTGAACTTCGACTATGAAGTCCGAAGCGCCAAAGAGGCGTTCAAGGAAATCCCGGAAATCAAGATCAAGGGCGAGATGCTCGACCTCGCCAAGCACATCATCGGCACGAAGAAGGGCACCTTCTCGGCCGACGAGTTCGACGACCGGTATGAGGCCGCGCTTGCCGAACTGGTCAAGGCCAAGATGGAAGGCAAGACCCTGCCGAAACGCGCTCCTCCGAAAGTTTCGAAACCAAATGAATTGCTGGAAGCCCTGCGCCAGAGCGCCGGTGTCAAGGCTGCGGCCGAACCGAAGAGACGCGCCGGCAAGGCCGCGGCAAAAGGGAGAGCAAAAGCAACGCGGGCGGCCGCAGCGAAGGCGAAGACAAAGACCGCCGCGAAGAGCGCACCCGCTCAACGTCGCCGGGCAAGCTAA
- a CDS encoding Ku protein has translation MAPPRPYWKGYLKLSLVTCPVSMMPATSESEKVRFHTLNRKTNNRVVSRYVDAETGKVVDEEDEAKGYERGENEFLVIEDEELESVALESARTIDIEKFVPRNTIEWVWLEKPHYLSPSDEVGHEAFSVIRDAMEAEKVVGISRLVIGRRERAVMLEPCGKGIVVWTLRYGDEVRKPENYFDDISDGDNDPKLMSLVTSLIDERSKPWNPDMVQDPVQEKLKEIIESKRKSAKKGAKPKGKDEEPAYTGNVIDLMSALKKSLEKKSGGKSK, from the coding sequence ATGGCACCCCCACGTCCATATTGGAAAGGCTATCTCAAGCTCTCGCTCGTCACCTGCCCTGTTTCGATGATGCCGGCGACCAGTGAGTCGGAGAAGGTTCGCTTTCACACCCTGAACCGGAAAACGAACAATCGCGTCGTCTCCAGATACGTCGACGCCGAGACCGGCAAGGTAGTCGATGAAGAAGACGAGGCGAAGGGGTACGAACGCGGCGAAAACGAGTTCCTGGTGATCGAGGACGAGGAACTGGAGAGTGTCGCGCTCGAAAGCGCCCGGACCATCGACATCGAAAAGTTCGTGCCGCGCAACACGATCGAATGGGTCTGGCTGGAAAAGCCCCACTACCTGTCGCCGTCGGATGAGGTCGGCCACGAGGCGTTCAGCGTCATCCGCGACGCGATGGAAGCCGAGAAGGTCGTGGGCATATCCAGACTTGTCATTGGTCGGCGCGAGCGAGCTGTAATGTTGGAGCCATGCGGCAAAGGTATCGTCGTGTGGACTCTCCGTTATGGCGACGAGGTGAGGAAGCCGGAAAACTATTTTGACGACATCAGCGACGGCGACAATGATCCCAAGCTGATGAGCCTCGTTACATCGCTGATCGACGAACGGAGCAAACCCTGGAACCCGGACATGGTCCAGGATCCGGTACAGGAAAAACTCAAGGAGATAATCGAGAGCAAGCGCAAGTCAGCCAAGAAGGGCGCCAAGCCGAAAGGCAAGGATGAAGAGCCTGCCTACACCGGCAACGTGATCGACCTGATGTCGGCTCTGAAGAAGAGCCTCGAAAAGAAGTCGGGTGGCAAGAGTAAATAG
- a CDS encoding DUF2188 domain-containing protein → MAKLEYEIVEHDGGWAYKVDDVFSETFPSHADALAAAEIAAGQHELPGSTENIEFQDAAGSWHEEVASGLDRPRTEVVNTPALRYAERRTSVHRGTFGTFMLLAGIGFAVGYLLRPAQRR, encoded by the coding sequence ATGGCAAAGCTAGAGTATGAGATAGTAGAGCACGACGGCGGGTGGGCGTACAAAGTCGATGACGTCTTTTCTGAAACCTTCCCAAGCCACGCCGATGCCCTTGCCGCAGCGGAAATTGCGGCGGGTCAGCATGAGCTTCCAGGTTCAACAGAAAATATCGAATTCCAGGACGCTGCTGGTAGCTGGCATGAAGAAGTCGCCTCGGGACTCGATCGACCACGTACTGAAGTCGTCAATACGCCGGCCCTGCGTTACGCCGAACGCCGAACCAGCGTGCATCGCGGGACTTTCGGTACATTTATGCTGCTTGCCGGAATTGGCTTTGCGGTTGGATACCTCCTTCGTCCTGCCCAACGGCGTTAG
- a CDS encoding DUF3788 domain-containing protein has translation MILPTSTLRQIGDRITDKSASPDDSAVREWLGPEAFRYWAELRNWIDESYPGVFAPDWLYGGKNPGWSLRYKKTKAFTTLVPEYRRFSAVVVMGGAEREKFEQRRYVWRPQLVKLYDEAKTYIDGKWLTLAISSADDLHDVSELLAMKRPSPSRG, from the coding sequence ATGATTTTACCAACCAGCACGCTTCGCCAGATCGGCGACAGGATAACTGACAAATCAGCATCGCCCGACGACAGCGCCGTTCGAGAATGGCTCGGACCGGAGGCATTCAGGTATTGGGCCGAACTGCGGAATTGGATCGACGAATCTTATCCTGGAGTTTTCGCGCCGGACTGGCTCTATGGTGGCAAGAACCCCGGCTGGTCCTTGCGCTACAAGAAAACCAAGGCGTTCACCACCTTGGTGCCGGAATACCGGCGGTTTTCGGCTGTCGTGGTCATGGGCGGAGCAGAACGAGAAAAGTTTGAGCAGCGGCGTTATGTCTGGCGCCCGCAACTGGTCAAACTCTACGATGAAGCCAAAACATACATCGACGGGAAATGGCTGACCCTTGCCATCTCATCGGCAGATGATCTGCACGATGTATCCGAGCTTCTGGCGATGAAGCGCCCGTCACCATCGCGCGGTTGA
- a CDS encoding NADP-dependent oxidoreductase, which produces MKAIVASDQAAGTAGIKLVERPEPQAAINDVIVEVHASGFVPTELTWPSTWADRVGRGRTPSIPGHELAGVVTALGYGTTGLSVGQRVFGLTDWYRDGTLAEYVAVEARNLAPLPGEVDFTVGASLPISGLTAWQGLFQHGRLQAGQSILVHGAAGAVGSIVVQLAREFGAYVIGTGRSADRQKALEFGVQEFLDLENDVLEDVGRVDLVFDVIGGDIGKRSAGLTRAGGTLVSIVGPVEARPTDGLAIDFVVESDRAQLGEIVQRVRDGRLRTNIGNVSRLDNAIAAFNSTERRTGKTIIHIHP; this is translated from the coding sequence ATGAAAGCGATCGTAGCAAGTGATCAAGCCGCGGGAACGGCCGGCATCAAGCTGGTGGAGCGGCCGGAACCGCAGGCGGCGATAAACGATGTCATCGTTGAAGTTCATGCGTCGGGGTTCGTCCCGACCGAACTGACCTGGCCCTCCACCTGGGCCGATCGCGTCGGTCGCGGGCGAACACCATCGATTCCCGGGCATGAGCTGGCCGGGGTGGTCACCGCTCTAGGCTATGGTACGACGGGACTGTCGGTGGGGCAGCGTGTGTTCGGCCTCACGGACTGGTATCGCGACGGCACCCTGGCAGAGTATGTGGCTGTCGAGGCGCGCAACCTCGCACCGCTGCCGGGCGAGGTCGACTTTACGGTTGGAGCGAGCCTGCCGATCTCGGGCCTGACCGCATGGCAGGGACTGTTTCAGCACGGCCGCCTTCAAGCCGGCCAGAGCATCCTTGTGCATGGTGCCGCCGGCGCAGTTGGCTCGATAGTAGTGCAGCTAGCGCGCGAGTTTGGTGCCTACGTCATTGGCACCGGACGCTCCGCCGACCGTCAGAAGGCACTCGAGTTCGGCGTGCAGGAGTTCCTGGATCTTGAAAACGATGTCCTCGAAGACGTGGGCCGCGTCGATCTGGTGTTCGATGTCATCGGCGGCGACATCGGGAAACGGTCCGCAGGCCTGACACGAGCCGGAGGAACGCTGGTCTCTATCGTTGGCCCAGTCGAGGCGCGGCCCACCGACGGTCTGGCGATCGACTTCGTCGTCGAATCCGATCGTGCCCAACTGGGCGAAATCGTCCAGCGGGTACGGGACGGACGCCTACGGACGAACATCGGCAACGTCTCTAGGCTCGATAACGCCATCGCCGCCTTCAACTCAACCGAGCGACGCACCGGGAAGACCATCATCCACATTCATCCATGA
- a CDS encoding 3'-5' exonuclease: MKTIAIDFETANEQRGSACSVGLAWIEDGRVVRIEERLIRPKDMRFSSFNIAVHGIRPEHVQDAGEFPEVMDEFADDFRGATMIAHNAAFDFSVWRSCLDLYRRSYPQLSYLCSVKMAQKVWPHLGSHRLNILARHLGLSFSHHNAAEDAAICAEAAIAIARSLGVSHIRDIPMKIGMRAGRLFSGGYAACTCRKA, encoded by the coding sequence TTGAAGACCATAGCAATCGACTTCGAAACTGCAAACGAACAGCGTGGCAGCGCCTGCTCTGTAGGCCTCGCCTGGATAGAGGATGGGCGGGTGGTGAGGATTGAAGAGCGGTTGATCCGACCGAAGGACATGCGCTTTTCCTCCTTCAACATCGCAGTTCACGGTATCCGGCCCGAGCACGTACAAGACGCCGGCGAATTTCCCGAGGTGATGGACGAGTTCGCCGATGACTTCCGTGGCGCGACCATGATTGCGCATAACGCAGCCTTCGACTTCAGCGTCTGGCGATCATGTCTTGATCTCTACCGACGGAGCTATCCGCAACTGTCGTATCTGTGCTCGGTCAAGATGGCGCAAAAGGTCTGGCCGCATCTCGGATCACATAGGCTCAACATCTTGGCCCGTCATCTCGGCCTGAGTTTTTCTCATCACAACGCCGCGGAAGACGCGGCCATCTGCGCCGAGGCGGCGATAGCCATCGCCCGGTCACTAGGCGTTTCGCATATCCGCGACATCCCGATGAAGATCGGCATGAGGGCCGGCCGATTGTTTTCAGGCGGCTATGCTGCCTGCACCTGCCGAAAGGCCTGA
- a CDS encoding ROK family protein — MGRSANEKENGVLLTHGDDDLPSVTVDDYNIELRSSDGFLGDKANKYAFQEKLEAWRKRVRKGGTDPLGKTPTGDLSKKEIDALLVGDDKEAAALVMAAVDDFADELATVLDRLLHQKSWKNTERVVVGGGFSERAVGELAIARAMVLLKSKGTEIELTPIAHHPDDAGLIGAVHLIPSWMLKGHKAILAIDIGGTNIRVGIVEMHLKEEANLSKAKVWKSDIWRHADDKPSRTTAIERLISMIEKLIDKADKADLDPAPVIGVACPGLIDADGSIVRGGQNLPGGNWESEHFNLPAAIKEAIPQIGDDETFVIMHNDAVVQGLSQVSSMQDVSSWGVLTIGTGLGNAHFTNKRERDTD, encoded by the coding sequence GTGGGCAGATCCGCGAACGAGAAAGAAAACGGCGTCCTCCTCACGCATGGTGACGACGATCTGCCGTCAGTCACCGTCGATGACTACAATATCGAACTGCGAAGCTCCGACGGCTTTTTGGGTGACAAGGCCAACAAATATGCCTTCCAGGAAAAGCTCGAAGCCTGGCGCAAGCGCGTGCGCAAGGGGGGGACCGATCCACTCGGCAAGACGCCAACCGGCGACCTGTCGAAAAAGGAGATCGATGCCCTTCTCGTTGGCGACGACAAGGAGGCAGCCGCCCTGGTCATGGCAGCGGTTGACGATTTCGCAGACGAACTCGCCACTGTTCTCGACAGATTGCTGCACCAGAAGAGCTGGAAGAATACGGAACGCGTCGTGGTGGGCGGCGGCTTCAGTGAGCGCGCCGTAGGCGAATTGGCAATAGCCCGCGCGATGGTGCTGCTGAAGTCCAAGGGCACCGAGATTGAGCTCACGCCGATCGCTCACCACCCCGATGATGCAGGGCTTATCGGCGCCGTGCACCTCATCCCGTCCTGGATGCTGAAGGGGCACAAGGCGATCCTTGCCATCGATATTGGTGGCACCAATATTCGCGTGGGCATCGTCGAGATGCACCTGAAGGAAGAGGCGAACCTCTCGAAGGCCAAGGTCTGGAAGTCAGATATTTGGCGGCATGCGGACGACAAGCCCAGCCGGACCACGGCGATTGAACGTCTCATCTCCATGATCGAAAAACTTATCGACAAGGCGGACAAGGCAGATCTCGACCCGGCCCCCGTCATTGGCGTCGCCTGTCCTGGTTTGATCGACGCCGATGGATCGATCGTGCGCGGCGGTCAGAACCTGCCGGGCGGCAATTGGGAAAGCGAGCACTTCAATCTGCCCGCGGCGATCAAGGAGGCCATTCCGCAAATCGGCGACGACGAAACCTTCGTGATCATGCATAACGACGCCGTCGTCCAGGGCCTTTCGCAGGTATCTTCCATGCAGGATGTCTCCAGTTGGGGAGTTCTGACGATTGGCACCGGACTCGGCAACGCCCACTTCACCAACAAGCGTGAACGCGATACCGATTGA
- a CDS encoding capsular biosynthesis protein, giving the protein MLKAVDNLPGATDKVWYPPEGTRLGATFFVRNAFPWLGHYFGGIPLGSTLSPGIDGIISWGGRIPAKSAMAVARLRRLPHWHLEDGFLRSVGLGKDGAAPVSIIVDDRALPVDGGKASRLELLIAAAAKGGWDSFGESIRERMIEHKLSKYNNLPHNPLSIEQSTRRRILLVDQVFGDVSVERALGSHHSFDRMLDDALASGAQCVVRTHPDVMAGYRKGYMTERAARTAGVVLLADRVSVASILDVVDEVWTVSSQVGFDALLRKIPVRCYAVPFYAGWGLTDDRATGAADAASARRSCARPTLDQLTAATLGLYPSYRNPKDWQPMDVFAAIDLLVAEIGATRHA; this is encoded by the coding sequence GTGTTAAAAGCTGTGGATAACTTGCCGGGCGCGACGGACAAGGTCTGGTATCCGCCGGAGGGAACCAGGCTTGGCGCGACGTTCTTTGTCCGCAATGCGTTCCCATGGCTCGGCCACTATTTTGGCGGAATTCCGCTCGGCTCCACGCTCTCTCCAGGAATCGACGGAATAATCTCGTGGGGTGGCCGCATTCCGGCGAAAAGTGCGATGGCCGTTGCCCGCTTGCGGCGATTGCCGCATTGGCATCTTGAAGACGGCTTCTTACGCTCGGTCGGTCTTGGCAAGGATGGTGCCGCGCCCGTCTCGATCATCGTGGATGACCGTGCGCTTCCTGTTGACGGCGGGAAGGCGTCGCGGCTGGAACTGCTGATCGCCGCCGCGGCCAAAGGCGGCTGGGACAGCTTTGGGGAGAGCATCCGCGAGCGGATGATCGAACATAAACTGTCGAAATACAACAATCTGCCCCATAACCCGCTGTCGATCGAACAGAGCACGCGCAGGCGTATTCTGCTTGTCGACCAGGTCTTCGGTGACGTCTCGGTGGAGCGAGCGCTCGGGAGCCATCATTCCTTCGACAGAATGCTCGACGATGCCTTGGCAAGTGGCGCGCAATGCGTCGTGCGCACGCATCCGGACGTCATGGCCGGTTACCGCAAAGGCTATATGACCGAGCGCGCGGCGAGAACAGCGGGCGTCGTTCTCCTGGCCGACCGCGTGTCGGTCGCTTCGATACTCGACGTCGTCGATGAGGTCTGGACCGTTTCGAGCCAGGTCGGCTTCGATGCGTTACTCCGGAAGATACCCGTGCGTTGCTACGCCGTGCCGTTCTACGCTGGATGGGGGCTGACGGATGATCGGGCGACCGGCGCGGCCGATGCGGCCTCGGCGCGCCGCAGCTGTGCGAGACCGACGCTCGATCAGCTCACCGCGGCAACGCTCGGGCTCTATCCGAGCTATCGCAATCCGAAAGACTGGCAGCCGATGGACGTGTTCGCGGCGATCGATTTGCTCGTTGCCGAGATCGGCGCGACACGGCACGCATAA
- a CDS encoding carbohydrate ABC transporter permease, whose protein sequence is MNTTTKIPDDVLTDHAEGMSYLNRLPRRIVVLYLPMAVFVFVLLFPFYWMAITAVKPNAQLTDYTNYSPFWVVGPTLDHIKYLFFETSYPGWLWNTMLVAVGSTILSLAASVFAAYAIERVRFTGSRPVGLMIFLAYLVPPSILFIPLAFIVFKFGIYDSRLALVFTYPTFLIPFCTWLLMGYFRSIPFELEESALVDGATRWQILVKIILPLAVPGLISAGIFAFTLSWNEFIYALTFIQSSENKTVPVGVLTELVRGDVFEWGALMAGALFGSLPVVILYSFFVDYYVSSMTGAVKE, encoded by the coding sequence TTGAACACCACCACGAAAATCCCTGACGACGTCCTTACCGACCACGCGGAGGGCATGAGCTACCTCAACCGCCTCCCGCGCCGGATCGTCGTGCTCTACCTGCCGATGGCGGTCTTCGTGTTCGTGCTTCTGTTTCCGTTCTACTGGATGGCAATCACCGCAGTGAAGCCGAATGCCCAGTTGACCGACTACACCAATTACAGCCCGTTCTGGGTCGTCGGCCCGACGCTCGACCACATCAAGTATCTGTTCTTCGAGACTTCCTACCCAGGCTGGCTGTGGAACACGATGCTCGTCGCCGTCGGCTCCACGATCCTCTCGCTTGCGGCCTCGGTCTTCGCAGCCTACGCGATCGAGCGGGTGCGCTTTACCGGCTCGCGGCCAGTCGGGCTGATGATCTTCCTCGCCTATCTGGTGCCGCCGTCGATCCTCTTCATTCCGCTCGCTTTCATAGTCTTCAAGTTCGGGATCTACGATTCCAGGCTGGCGCTGGTCTTCACCTATCCGACCTTCCTCATCCCCTTCTGCACCTGGCTGCTTATGGGGTATTTCCGCTCGATTCCGTTCGAGCTCGAAGAGAGCGCGCTCGTGGATGGTGCGACACGCTGGCAGATCCTCGTCAAGATCATCCTGCCGCTTGCCGTGCCCGGGCTGATATCGGCGGGCATCTTCGCGTTCACGCTCTCCTGGAACGAATTCATCTATGCACTGACATTCATTCAGTCTTCGGAGAACAAGACCGTTCCTGTGGGCGTACTGACCGAACTCGTGCGTGGCGACGTGTTCGAGTGGGGCGCGCTGATGGCAGGAGCGCTGTTCGGCTCGTTGCCCGTTGTGATCCTCTACTCGTTCTTCGTCGATTACTATGTTTCGTCCATGACGGGCGCCGTGAAGGAGTAG
- a CDS encoding carbohydrate ABC transporter permease: protein MPTVPSGKPPSFMASLMQNNNVLGFLFMLPAAVFLVCFLTYPLGLGVWLGFTDTRIGRDGIFIGLENYIFLAEDAVFWLSVFNTLLYTSVASILKFVLGLWLALLLNENLPFKSFFRAIVLLPWVVPTVLSALAFWWIYDSQFSIISWSLMQLGLIDGPINFLGDPTNARISVIAANVWRGIPFVAISLLAGLQTIPASLQEAASLDGATNWQRFRYVTLPMLTPIIAVVMTFSVLFTFTDFQLIYVLTKGGPVNATHLMATLSFQRGIPGGQLGEGAAIAVAMIPFLLAAIMFSFFGLQRRKWQQGGQD from the coding sequence ATGCCCACCGTACCGTCCGGAAAGCCGCCATCCTTCATGGCTTCGCTCATGCAGAACAACAACGTGCTTGGTTTCCTGTTCATGCTGCCGGCCGCCGTGTTCCTGGTCTGCTTTCTCACCTATCCGCTCGGGCTCGGCGTCTGGCTCGGCTTCACCGACACGCGCATCGGCCGCGACGGCATTTTCATCGGTCTTGAGAACTATATCTTCCTTGCGGAGGACGCGGTTTTCTGGCTCTCGGTCTTCAACACGCTGCTCTACACCTCGGTCGCGTCGATCCTGAAGTTCGTGCTTGGCCTGTGGCTTGCCCTGCTGCTCAACGAAAACCTGCCGTTCAAGTCATTCTTCCGGGCGATCGTGCTGCTTCCATGGGTCGTGCCGACCGTGCTTTCGGCACTTGCCTTCTGGTGGATCTACGATTCGCAGTTCTCGATCATTTCCTGGTCGCTGATGCAGCTCGGGCTGATCGATGGACCAATCAACTTCCTCGGCGATCCGACCAACGCCCGGATTTCGGTTATCGCCGCCAATGTCTGGCGCGGCATTCCCTTCGTCGCCATCTCGCTGCTCGCCGGGCTGCAGACAATCCCGGCGTCGCTGCAGGAGGCGGCCTCGCTCGACGGTGCCACCAACTGGCAACGCTTTCGCTATGTGACCTTGCCGATGCTGACGCCGATCATCGCCGTCGTCATGACCTTCTCGGTGCTCTTCACCTTTACCGATTTCCAGCTGATCTACGTGCTGACCAAGGGCGGACCGGTGAACGCGACCCATCTGATGGCGACGCTTTCCTTCCAGCGCGGCATTCCGGGCGGTCAGCTTGGCGAAGGGGCGGCGATCGCCGTGGCCATGATCCCCTTCCTGCTTGCTGCGATCATGTTCAGCTTCTTCGGGCTGCAGCGCCGCAAATGGCAACAGGGCGGTCAGGACTAG
- a CDS encoding ABC transporter substrate-binding protein gives MPIKRRDFLAASAALAGVAGLSPLGIRPSFAQAAEPSYKPEEGATLRLLRWTPFVKGDEDAWLANTKKFTEATGVEVRIDKESWEDIRPKAAVAANVGSGPDMVMCWFDDAHQYPDKLVDLTELANYLGNKYGGWYDGLKGYASRDGQFIAMPLTAIGNAVCYRDSHMKAAGFSEFPKDTAGFLELCKALKAKGTPAGFPHGKAVGDGNNYAHWLLWSHGGKMVDESGKVTINSPETLAAINYAKQLYETFIPGTESWLDINNNRAFLAGQVSLTANGVSLYYAAKKDPALAELAADIRTTNLPIGPVGQSVELHQTSSILLFNHCKYPEAAKAYIKFMMEADQMNAWIEGSSAYCCQPLKAFADNPVWTADPIHAPYARASETLRPNGYAGPLGYASAGVMADYVLVDMFATAVTGQMTPEDAVTEAERRANRYYRV, from the coding sequence ATGCCAATAAAGAGACGTGACTTCCTTGCAGCCTCGGCTGCCCTTGCCGGCGTGGCGGGTCTTTCGCCGCTCGGCATCCGCCCGTCCTTCGCGCAGGCTGCCGAGCCGAGCTACAAGCCGGAAGAAGGCGCAACCCTGCGACTTCTGCGCTGGACACCTTTCGTCAAGGGCGACGAGGACGCTTGGCTCGCCAACACCAAGAAATTCACCGAGGCGACAGGCGTCGAGGTGCGCATCGACAAGGAAAGCTGGGAAGACATTCGTCCGAAGGCCGCGGTCGCGGCGAATGTCGGTTCCGGTCCCGACATGGTGATGTGCTGGTTCGACGATGCCCACCAATATCCAGACAAGCTCGTCGACCTGACGGAGCTCGCGAACTATCTCGGCAACAAATATGGTGGCTGGTACGACGGCCTGAAGGGCTACGCGAGCCGCGACGGCCAGTTTATCGCCATGCCGCTGACGGCGATCGGCAACGCCGTCTGTTATCGCGACAGCCACATGAAGGCGGCGGGCTTCAGTGAGTTTCCGAAGGACACGGCAGGCTTCCTCGAGCTCTGCAAGGCATTGAAAGCCAAAGGCACGCCGGCCGGCTTCCCGCACGGCAAGGCCGTCGGCGACGGCAACAACTATGCCCATTGGCTGCTGTGGAGCCACGGCGGCAAGATGGTCGACGAAAGCGGCAAGGTCACCATCAACAGCCCTGAGACACTGGCTGCGATCAATTACGCAAAACAGCTGTACGAGACCTTCATCCCGGGCACCGAAAGCTGGCTCGACATCAACAACAACCGCGCCTTCCTCGCCGGCCAGGTGTCGCTGACGGCAAACGGTGTTTCGCTCTATTACGCGGCGAAGAAGGATCCGGCGCTGGCTGAGCTCGCGGCCGATATCCGCACCACCAACTTGCCCATCGGTCCGGTCGGCCAGAGCGTCGAACTTCACCAGACGAGTTCGATCCTGCTCTTCAACCACTGCAAATATCCGGAAGCGGCCAAGGCATACATCAAGTTCATGATGGAAGCCGACCAGATGAATGCCTGGATCGAGGGGTCGAGCGCCTATTGCTGCCAACCGTTGAAAGCCTTCGCCGACAACCCCGTCTGGACCGCCGATCCGATCCACGCGCCCTACGCGCGCGCTTCGGAAACATTGCGTCCGAACGGCTATGCCGGGCCGCTCGGCTATGCTTCGGCCGGCGTCATGGCCGACTACGTGCTGGTCGACATGTTTGCCACGGCCGTGACCGGGCAGATGACGCCGGAGGACGCTGTCACCGAGGCGGAACGGCGGGCAAACCGTTACTATCGCGTCTAG
- a CDS encoding ABC transporter ATP-binding protein yields MAAVDFVDVRKSFGAFPVIKGVNIEIEDGEFVILVGPSGCGKSTLLRMLAGLENISAGEIRIGNRIVNSLPPKDRDIAMVFQNYALYPHMTVADNMAFSLMLAGSPKADIDKRVGAAAEILGLSKLLDRYPRQLSGGQRQRVAMGRAIVRDPQVFLFDEPLSNLDAKLRVAMRAEIKELHQRLKTTTVYVTHDQIEAMTMADKIVVMHDGVVEQIGAPLELYDNPVNLFVAGFIGSPAMNMIKGRLDPTVGNAFLTEDGTALPVARPAAAAIGHDLVYGLRPEYMALDPNGLPAEIVVIEPTGYETQMIVRLGGSDVTCVFRERVNAKPGDTIRLSIDAAHVHLFDAESGRRLVD; encoded by the coding sequence ATGGCAGCCGTGGACTTTGTGGACGTCAGGAAATCGTTCGGTGCCTTTCCCGTAATCAAGGGCGTGAACATCGAAATCGAGGACGGCGAGTTCGTCATTCTCGTCGGCCCCTCCGGTTGCGGAAAATCCACGCTGCTGCGGATGCTGGCGGGGCTTGAAAACATCTCCGCGGGTGAAATCCGCATCGGCAACCGCATCGTCAATTCGCTGCCGCCGAAGGACCGCGACATCGCCATGGTGTTCCAGAATTATGCGCTCTATCCGCATATGACGGTCGCCGACAACATGGCCTTCTCGCTGATGCTCGCTGGTTCACCGAAGGCCGATATCGACAAGCGCGTCGGCGCGGCGGCGGAGATCCTCGGCCTGTCGAAGCTGCTCGACCGCTATCCGCGCCAACTCTCCGGCGGTCAGCGCCAGCGCGTCGCAATGGGCCGGGCGATCGTGCGCGATCCGCAGGTGTTTCTCTTCGACGAGCCGCTGTCGAACCTTGACGCGAAGCTGCGCGTGGCCATGCGCGCCGAGATCAAGGAATTGCATCAGCGCCTGAAGACCACCACCGTCTATGTCACCCACGACCAGATCGAAGCGATGACCATGGCCGACAAGATCGTCGTCATGCATGACGGCGTCGTCGAGCAGATTGGCGCGCCGCTCGAACTCTATGACAACCCGGTCAATCTGTTCGTCGCCGGCTTCATCGGCTCGCCGGCGATGAACATGATCAAAGGCAGGCTCGATCCGACCGTCGGCAACGCATTCCTCACCGAGGACGGAACGGCGCTGCCGGTCGCGCGCCCCGCCGCTGCCGCCATCGGACATGACCTCGTCTACGGGCTTCGGCCCGAATATATGGCCTTGGACCCGAACGGGCTGCCCGCCGAGATCGTGGTGATAGAGCCGACCGGCTACGAGACGCAGATGATCGTCCGGCTCGGAGGCAGCGATGTCACCTGCGTCTTCCGCGAAAGGGTGAATGCCAAGCCGGGTGACACCATCCGTCTGTCGATCGATGCCGCCCACGTTCACCTGTTCGACGCGGAGAGCGGACGACGCCTGGTCGATTGA